The following coding sequences lie in one Arachis hypogaea cultivar Tifrunner chromosome 4, arahy.Tifrunner.gnm2.J5K5, whole genome shotgun sequence genomic window:
- the LOC112796226 gene encoding primase homolog protein translates to MSVIQNLWLCCPRTQPFLFKIRPRIYVALSPRGSTIWCHSMSQATKVSSFPDGVEQVVDNNALGVPKVEILKQKMELLGINLDNSCLPGQYHNLFCPKCKGGKLKERSLSFHIIPDCEFAMWRCFRTKCGWAGRVFAKDSNLHGYGQMTEKSLGLEPLGPKLIAYFKERQISEKTLSRNAVRQMSESKEIIAFTYKQNGLLVGCKFRTMEKRFWQVKGTEKMLYGIDDINHASEVIIVEGEIDKLSLEEAGFQNCVSVPGGAPGKVSKDLPPIEKDTAYQYLWNCKEYFNKVVRIILATDNDPPGRALADELAKRLGQERCWQVHWPKKDDTNCFKDANEVLKYMGADTLKRIVENAEPYTIAH, encoded by the exons ATGTCAGTGATTCAGAATCTGTGGCTTTGTTGTCCTCGCACCCAACCCTTTTTATTCAAGATACGCCCAAGAATCTATGTAGCATTGTCACCAAGAGGAAGCACTATTTGGTGCCATTCAATGTCTCAGGCCACTAAAGTTTCCTCTTTTCCAG ATGGTGTGGAGCAAGTTGTGGACAATAATGCCCTTGGTGTTCCAAAAGTGGAGATATTGAAGCAGAAAATGGAGCTTCTTGGTATCAACTTGGACAACTCTTGTTTGCCCGGGCAGTACCATAACCTCTTTTGTCCAAAG TGCAAAGGTGGGAAACTAAAGGAGAGGAGTTTGTCTTTTCACATCATCCCTGATTG TGAATTTGCAATGTGGAGGTGTTTTCGAACTAAATGCGGCTGGGCTGGTCGG GTTTTTGCAAAGGACAGCAACTTGCACGGTTATGGACAAATGACTGAAAAGAGCTTAGGATTGGAACCACTTGGTCCCAAG CTGATTGCATACTTTAAGGAGAGACAAATATCCGAAAAAACGCTAAGCAGAAATGCTGTCAGGCAAATGTCTGAGAGTAAG GAAATCATTGCTTTTACTTATAAACAGAATGGATTGCTTGTTGGTTGCAAGTTTAGAACAATGGAGAAAAGATTTTGGCAG GTAAAAGGCACTGAGAAGATGCTGTATGGAATTGATGACATTAATCATGCCTCTGAAGTCATCATT GTTGAGGGGGAAATTGATAAGCTTTCACTTGAGGAGGCTGGCTTCCAGAATTGTGTCAGTGTTCCAGGGGGTGCGCCTGGAAAAGTTTCAAAAGATTTACCACCAATAGAAAAG GATACTGCATATCAGTACCTGTGGAACTGCAAAGAGTACTTCAACAAG GTAGTTCGCATCATCCTGGCAACTGACAATGATCCACCAGGTCGAGCTTTAGCAGATGAGCTGGCAAAACGCCTTGGACAAGAAAG GTGTTGGCAAGTACATTGGCCAAAGAAAGATGATACCAACTGTTTCAAAGATGCAAATGAG GTTCTCAAGTACATGGGAGCTGATACTTTGAAGAGAATAGTTGAAAATGCAGAGCCATATACAATTGCACACTAG